From the Clavibacter phaseoli genome, one window contains:
- a CDS encoding DUF4956 domain-containing protein — protein MDHILPIAVDLVAVGILTFAVYFPRHHRRDLVVAFLGVNVGVLAVSLVLGSTTIGAGLGLGLFGVLSIIRLRSDEIAQHEVAYYFSALALGLISGLSGTLTWLNAALMALILLVLVVGDHPRLFGRYRQQTMSIDTAITDHDALVEHLGLVLGAEIRGATVKHIDLVNDTTLVDVRYRVRPAGSAARMRETMPQGKVTA, from the coding sequence GTGGACCACATCCTCCCCATCGCCGTCGACCTCGTCGCCGTCGGCATCCTCACCTTCGCCGTCTACTTCCCCCGCCATCACCGGCGCGACCTCGTCGTCGCCTTCCTCGGCGTCAACGTCGGCGTGCTCGCCGTCTCGCTCGTGCTCGGATCCACCACCATCGGCGCGGGCCTCGGGCTCGGCCTGTTCGGCGTGCTGTCGATCATCCGGCTGCGGTCCGACGAGATCGCCCAGCACGAGGTCGCCTACTACTTCTCCGCGCTCGCCCTCGGCCTGATCTCGGGCCTGTCCGGCACGCTGACCTGGCTGAACGCGGCGCTGATGGCGCTCATCCTCCTCGTGCTCGTCGTGGGCGACCACCCGCGCCTGTTCGGCCGGTACCGCCAGCAGACGATGAGCATCGACACGGCGATCACCGACCACGACGCGCTCGTGGAGCACCTCGGCCTCGTCCTCGGCGCCGAGATCCGCGGCGCGACCGTGAAGCACATCGACCTCGTGAACGACACGACGCTCGTGGACGTGCGCTACCGGGTCCGCCCGGCCGGCAGCGCCGCGCGGATGCGCGAGACCATGCCGCAGGGCAAGGTCACGGCGTGA
- a CDS encoding MFS transporter, producing MSSTRAASAADPSTATPPAGNSRSRVIIASLIGTSIEFYDFYVYATAAVLVFPALFFANDDPTVAQLASFAVFGVAFIARPIGSILFGHFGDRIGRKGTLVASLLTMGIATVLIGCLPTALTPGWEVAAPALLVIMRFGQGLGLGGEWSGAALLATENAPAGKRAIYGTFPQLGAPIGFIVANGVFLALSLGLTPEQFQAWGWRVPFLASAVLVIVGLYVRLKLIETPAFQKVVDSGEVAKLPVARVFVTSWRPLILGTFIMLATYTLFYLMTTFTLTYGTTARDAATAEAAATAAGKPFNPDTFAAGLGYARNDFLLMLIVGVVFFGIFTLVSGPLAEKYGRRKMLIATTVGILVFGLLFVPLFSGGFVGTMALLIIGFTLMGLTFGPMGAVLPELFPTNVRYTGSAISYNVASILGAAVAPFIAVALWQLLDGNVLLVGVYLSAMAAITLVALIISRETRDADYAGNVS from the coding sequence ATGTCCAGCACCCGCGCCGCCAGCGCCGCCGATCCGTCCACCGCCACCCCGCCCGCCGGGAACTCGCGCTCGCGCGTCATCATCGCGAGCCTCATCGGCACGTCGATCGAGTTCTACGACTTCTACGTCTACGCGACCGCGGCGGTGCTCGTCTTCCCCGCGCTCTTCTTCGCGAACGACGACCCGACCGTCGCGCAGCTCGCGTCGTTCGCGGTGTTCGGCGTCGCGTTCATCGCCCGGCCCATCGGATCCATCCTCTTCGGCCACTTCGGCGACCGCATCGGCCGCAAGGGCACGCTCGTCGCGTCGCTGCTCACCATGGGCATCGCGACCGTGCTGATCGGCTGCCTGCCCACCGCGCTCACGCCCGGCTGGGAGGTCGCGGCCCCCGCGCTCCTCGTGATCATGCGCTTCGGCCAGGGCCTCGGCCTCGGCGGCGAGTGGAGCGGCGCCGCCCTCCTCGCCACCGAGAACGCGCCCGCCGGCAAGCGCGCCATCTACGGCACGTTCCCGCAGCTCGGCGCGCCCATCGGCTTCATCGTCGCCAACGGCGTGTTCCTCGCTCTGAGCCTCGGCCTCACCCCCGAGCAGTTCCAGGCGTGGGGCTGGCGCGTGCCGTTCCTCGCGAGCGCCGTGCTCGTGATCGTGGGCCTCTACGTCCGCCTCAAGCTCATCGAGACGCCCGCGTTCCAGAAGGTCGTCGACTCCGGCGAGGTCGCCAAGCTGCCCGTCGCGCGCGTGTTCGTCACGAGCTGGCGCCCGCTGATCCTCGGCACCTTCATCATGCTGGCGACCTACACGCTCTTCTACCTGATGACGACGTTCACGCTCACCTACGGCACCACCGCGCGCGACGCCGCCACCGCCGAGGCCGCCGCGACCGCCGCCGGCAAGCCGTTCAACCCGGACACGTTCGCGGCGGGCCTCGGCTACGCGCGCAACGACTTCCTGCTCATGCTGATCGTCGGCGTCGTGTTCTTCGGGATCTTCACGCTGGTCTCGGGCCCGCTCGCGGAGAAGTACGGCCGCCGCAAGATGCTCATCGCGACCACCGTCGGGATCCTCGTCTTCGGCCTGCTCTTCGTGCCCCTGTTCTCGGGCGGCTTCGTCGGCACCATGGCGCTCCTCATCATCGGCTTCACGCTCATGGGCCTCACCTTCGGTCCCATGGGCGCGGTGCTGCCGGAGCTGTTCCCGACGAACGTGCGCTACACGGGATCGGCGATCAGCTACAACGTCGCGAGCATCCTCGGCGCCGCGGTCGCGCCCTTCATCGCGGTCGCCCTCTGGCAGCTGCTCGACGGGAACGTGCTGCTCGTCGGCGTGTACCTCAGCGCGATGGCGGCCATCACGCTCGTCGCGCTGATCATCAGCCGCGAGACCCGCGACGCCGACTACGCGGGGAACGTCAGCTAG
- a CDS encoding MOSC domain-containing protein, whose amino-acid sequence MQPSDSPRVLAVARDDAHAFSKPVRPSITLLAGLGVEGDAHLGTTVQHLSRKRRDPDAPNLRQVHLVHAELHEELAEKGFAVGPGDLGENVTTAGVPLLDLPEGTRLHLGDEAVVELTGLRNPCIQIDKLGTGAMKAVLDRDADGNVVRKSGVMGVVIAGGEVRPDDAVRVELPAGEQRALQPV is encoded by the coding sequence ATGCAGCCCTCCGACTCCCCCCGGGTCCTCGCGGTCGCGCGCGACGACGCCCACGCGTTCTCCAAGCCGGTCCGCCCGTCGATCACGCTCCTCGCCGGCCTCGGCGTCGAGGGCGACGCGCACCTCGGCACCACCGTGCAGCACCTCTCGCGCAAGCGCCGGGATCCCGACGCCCCGAACCTCCGCCAGGTGCACCTCGTGCACGCCGAGCTGCACGAGGAGCTGGCGGAGAAGGGCTTCGCCGTCGGGCCCGGCGACCTCGGCGAGAACGTCACGACGGCGGGCGTCCCGCTCCTCGACCTGCCCGAGGGCACGCGTCTCCACCTCGGCGACGAGGCCGTCGTCGAGCTGACGGGCCTGCGCAACCCCTGCATCCAGATCGACAAGCTCGGCACGGGCGCCATGAAGGCGGTGCTCGACCGTGACGCCGACGGGAACGTCGTGCGGAAGTCCGGCGTCATGGGCGTCGTGATCGCCGGCGGCGAGGTCCGCCCCGACGACGCCGTGCGCGTGGAGCTGCCCGCGGGCGAGCAGCGGGCGCTGCAGCCGGTCTGA
- a CDS encoding LacI family DNA-binding transcriptional regulator, whose protein sequence is MSPRRPTVYDVAERAKVSIATVSFAFSRPDQISAATRERVLETARELGYMPSASARGLARGRTGALGLHSFDLLIDRPLQREPAEPVADDAAAPAREPYAPGRTFIPWDDAGEIAADPRAFPLYVDEVRRGFELECRAHDRPVMLSRGSDTTTAVAESAGRVDGLAIFPGPSAAASLKRVSLAMPIVLFSYPPADDGHHRVTSDNAGGARELVRHLVVEHGITDLGFVGATSVGDYRERFEGYRAALTELGVPASDEVLDDTVLGEGSGFGGVIAALRAGRLPRALVCASDQLALALVDLLRAEGVDVPGDVVVTGFDGILAGLLATPRLTTVRQPMEAMGRAAARILIDTTTGSQPADPVTLRLGTKLVVRESCGCGG, encoded by the coding sequence ATGAGCCCCCGGCGCCCCACGGTCTACGACGTCGCCGAACGCGCGAAGGTCTCCATCGCGACGGTGTCGTTCGCGTTCAGCCGCCCCGACCAGATCAGCGCCGCCACGCGCGAGCGCGTGCTCGAGACCGCGCGCGAGCTCGGCTACATGCCGAGCGCGTCCGCCCGGGGCCTCGCCCGTGGTCGCACGGGCGCGCTCGGGCTGCACTCGTTCGACCTCCTCATCGACCGGCCGCTGCAGCGCGAGCCCGCCGAGCCGGTGGCGGACGACGCCGCGGCACCGGCGCGCGAGCCGTACGCGCCCGGCCGCACCTTCATCCCGTGGGACGACGCGGGCGAGATCGCGGCGGACCCGCGCGCGTTCCCGCTCTACGTCGACGAGGTGCGCCGCGGCTTCGAGCTCGAGTGCCGCGCGCACGACCGGCCGGTGATGCTCAGCCGCGGCAGCGACACGACCACGGCGGTCGCCGAGTCGGCCGGCCGCGTCGACGGGCTCGCGATCTTCCCGGGGCCGTCCGCCGCGGCGTCGCTCAAGCGCGTCTCGCTCGCCATGCCGATCGTGCTGTTCAGCTACCCGCCCGCCGACGACGGGCACCACCGCGTCACTTCCGACAACGCCGGGGGAGCACGGGAGCTCGTGCGGCACCTCGTGGTCGAGCACGGGATCACCGACCTCGGATTCGTGGGCGCGACGAGCGTCGGCGACTACCGGGAGCGCTTCGAGGGCTACCGCGCGGCGCTCACGGAGCTCGGGGTGCCGGCGTCCGACGAGGTGCTCGACGACACGGTGCTCGGCGAGGGATCCGGCTTCGGCGGCGTCATCGCGGCCCTCCGCGCCGGGAGGCTGCCGCGCGCGCTCGTGTGCGCGAGCGACCAGCTGGCGCTCGCCCTCGTCGACCTGCTGCGGGCGGAGGGCGTGGACGTGCCGGGCGACGTCGTGGTCACGGGCTTCGACGGGATCCTCGCGGGCCTCCTCGCGACGCCGCGGCTCACCACCGTGCGGCAGCCGATGGAGGCGATGGGGCGCGCGGCGGCCCGCATCCTCATCGACACGACGACGGGCTCGCAGCCGGCGGATCCCGTCACGCTGCGGCTCGGCACGAAGCTCGTGGTGCGCGAGAGCTGCGGCTGCGGCGGCTGA
- a CDS encoding glycoside hydrolase family 3 protein — MPRAPRTQLTAPDGTRFRDLDGDGVMAPYEDPRLTPEERTADLVGRLSLAEKAGLMFQTVIEVGADGELKEEPGAISKSGTTEVVVGKAMNHFNVHEIRTARQAARWSNRLQELAESTPHGIPVTVSTDPRHAFVENAGVAFSAGPFSQWPEALGLAALDDVDAIRAFADAARQEYVAVGIRAALHPQIDLATEPRWGRQAQTLGHDADRVAEFTAAYLAGFQGDELGSTSVACTTKHFPGGGPQKDGEDAHFPYGREQVYPGGMFEYHLRPFREAIARGTAAMMPYYGMPEGLVRDGEEIEPVGFGFNRQVITGLLREELGYDGIVVTDWELVNDNHVGDQVLPARAWGVEELTPHERMERIIAAGCDQFGGEECVDVLLDLVADGRVSEARVDESVRRLLLVKFRLGLFDDPYVDEDEAERIVGRADLRELGFRAQAASVTVLENRERDGRPTLPLPVHGPRMRVHVEGMRPEALDGWADPADGPDDADLAIVRLGAPFEPRSDLFLEAWFHQGSLEFPPGLVHRLRRIADRCPLVVVVNLDRPAIMTPLVPFAAALAVDYGSSDAAVLAALTGRVAPEGRLPVEIPRSMDAVRASRTDVPSDTADPVYPLHHGLRIR, encoded by the coding sequence ATGCCCCGCGCCCCGCGCACGCAGCTCACCGCCCCCGACGGCACCCGGTTCCGCGACCTCGACGGGGACGGGGTGATGGCGCCCTACGAGGATCCGCGCCTGACCCCCGAGGAGCGCACGGCCGACCTCGTCGGGCGCCTGAGCCTGGCGGAGAAAGCCGGCCTCATGTTCCAGACCGTGATCGAGGTCGGCGCCGACGGCGAGCTGAAGGAGGAGCCGGGCGCGATCTCGAAGTCCGGCACCACCGAGGTCGTGGTCGGGAAGGCCATGAACCACTTCAACGTGCACGAGATCCGCACGGCCCGGCAGGCCGCGCGCTGGAGCAACCGGCTGCAGGAGCTGGCGGAGTCGACGCCGCACGGGATCCCCGTGACCGTCAGCACGGATCCGCGCCACGCCTTCGTGGAGAACGCGGGCGTCGCCTTCTCCGCGGGCCCGTTCTCGCAGTGGCCCGAGGCGCTCGGCCTCGCGGCGCTCGACGACGTGGACGCGATCCGCGCGTTCGCCGACGCCGCCCGGCAGGAGTACGTGGCCGTCGGGATCCGTGCCGCGCTGCACCCGCAGATCGACCTCGCCACCGAGCCGCGCTGGGGCCGTCAGGCGCAGACGCTCGGCCACGACGCCGACCGCGTCGCCGAGTTCACGGCCGCGTACCTCGCGGGCTTCCAGGGCGACGAGCTCGGATCCACGAGCGTCGCCTGCACCACCAAGCACTTCCCGGGCGGCGGCCCGCAGAAGGACGGCGAGGACGCGCACTTCCCCTACGGCCGCGAGCAGGTGTACCCGGGCGGCATGTTCGAGTACCACCTACGGCCGTTCCGCGAGGCGATCGCGCGCGGGACCGCCGCGATGATGCCGTACTACGGGATGCCCGAGGGCCTCGTGCGCGACGGCGAGGAGATCGAGCCCGTGGGCTTCGGCTTCAACCGGCAGGTGATCACCGGGCTCCTGCGCGAGGAGCTCGGCTACGACGGCATCGTGGTCACCGACTGGGAGCTCGTGAACGACAACCACGTCGGCGACCAGGTGCTGCCGGCGCGCGCGTGGGGCGTCGAGGAGCTGACGCCGCACGAGCGGATGGAGCGGATCATCGCCGCCGGCTGCGACCAGTTCGGCGGCGAGGAGTGCGTGGACGTGCTGCTCGACCTCGTGGCCGACGGGCGGGTCAGCGAGGCGCGCGTCGACGAGTCGGTGCGTCGCCTGCTGCTCGTGAAGTTCCGGCTCGGGCTCTTCGACGACCCCTACGTCGACGAGGACGAGGCCGAGCGCATCGTCGGCCGCGCGGACCTCCGCGAGCTCGGCTTCCGCGCGCAGGCCGCGTCGGTCACCGTGCTCGAGAACCGGGAGCGCGACGGGCGGCCCACGCTGCCGCTGCCCGTCCACGGTCCCCGGATGCGCGTGCACGTCGAGGGCATGCGGCCCGAGGCGCTCGACGGCTGGGCGGATCCCGCCGACGGTCCCGACGACGCCGACCTCGCGATCGTGCGGCTCGGCGCGCCCTTCGAGCCGCGCTCCGATCTCTTCCTCGAGGCGTGGTTCCACCAGGGGTCGCTCGAGTTCCCGCCCGGCCTCGTGCACCGGCTGCGCCGGATCGCCGACCGCTGCCCGCTCGTCGTGGTCGTGAACCTCGACCGGCCCGCGATCATGACGCCGCTCGTGCCGTTCGCCGCCGCGCTCGCCGTCGACTACGGCAGCTCCGACGCCGCCGTGCTCGCGGCGCTCACGGGACGCGTCGCGCCCGAGGGGCGGCTGCCCGTGGAGATCCCACGCTCGATGGATGCCGTGCGCGCGTCGCGGACGGACGTGCCGTCGGACACCGCCGACCCGGTGTACCCGCTGCACCACGGCCTCCGGATCCGCTGA
- a CDS encoding carbohydrate ABC transporter permease — protein sequence MTTTASAPAATVVAEAATGAPPRRRRRTDRGRRTRAIVYLVLAGVLCVWLVPFVWMALGSVKTQGEILQRPPTWWPQDPVADNFAQWFGPLDFGTFFSNSLVVALVTVLGNLVFCSMVGYALAKMEFPGKRILFLTVMVTLMVPGVVTFVPLFVMVSGLGLVNTYAALILPFITAPIGVFLMRQFMLGIPEALIEAARLDGAGEFRIFSRIVMPLCGPPLATLGILTFLASWNNFLWPLVAAQTEGMYTLPIALSLYSTGQNATDYGLLLAGSVLVIAPILALFVFLQRYFIQGVATAGLK from the coding sequence ATGACCACCACCGCATCCGCCCCCGCCGCCACGGTCGTCGCCGAGGCCGCGACGGGCGCCCCGCCGCGCCGCCGGCGCCGCACCGACCGCGGCCGGCGCACCCGCGCGATCGTCTACCTCGTCCTCGCCGGCGTGCTCTGCGTCTGGCTCGTGCCGTTCGTCTGGATGGCGCTCGGGTCCGTGAAGACGCAGGGCGAGATCCTGCAGCGGCCGCCGACGTGGTGGCCCCAGGATCCCGTCGCCGACAACTTCGCGCAGTGGTTCGGGCCGCTCGACTTCGGCACGTTCTTCTCCAACAGCCTCGTCGTCGCGCTCGTCACCGTGCTCGGCAACCTCGTATTCTGCTCGATGGTCGGCTACGCGCTCGCGAAGATGGAGTTCCCGGGCAAGCGGATCCTGTTCCTCACCGTGATGGTGACGCTCATGGTGCCGGGCGTCGTCACGTTCGTGCCGCTGTTCGTCATGGTCTCGGGGCTCGGCCTCGTGAACACGTACGCGGCGCTCATCCTCCCGTTCATCACGGCGCCCATCGGGGTGTTCCTCATGCGGCAGTTCATGCTCGGGATCCCCGAGGCGCTCATCGAGGCCGCGCGCCTCGACGGCGCGGGGGAGTTCCGCATCTTCTCCCGCATCGTGATGCCGCTGTGCGGGCCGCCGCTCGCGACCCTCGGCATCCTCACGTTCCTCGCCTCGTGGAACAACTTCCTCTGGCCGCTCGTCGCGGCGCAGACCGAGGGCATGTACACGCTGCCGATCGCCCTGTCGCTCTACTCGACCGGGCAGAACGCGACCGACTACGGCCTCCTGCTCGCGGGATCCGTGCTCGTGATCGCGCCGATCCTCGCCCTGTTCGTGTTCCTGCAGCGCTACTTCATCCAGGGCGTCGCGACCGCCGGCCTCAAGTGA
- a CDS encoding carbohydrate ABC transporter permease: protein MALTAERAAGSRPGRTRSPLVARQRRRQAIIAWGFCLPFVAVFAVFMLVPLVSSFAMSFTDFRATDIRSPFAVDFVGLDQYVALFTDATFLRSIGVTAFFVVVGIPVTMVTALALALALNSGRGRIVSFFRVGFYAPVVTSIVAVSVVWRYILLPDGLLNSALAVVGITGPNWLSDTTWALPSLVAMAVWRNVGTLMIIFLAGLQAVPEEVQEAAVMDGASPWRRLISVTLPLLRPTLLLGSVLISVGFLQFFEEAFVMTRGGPLDSTLSVAYYTYRQFGFGEYGLASAASYVLFLAIALLSLLQFRLLRSKD from the coding sequence TTGGCCCTCACCGCAGAGCGCGCGGCCGGGTCCCGTCCCGGCCGCACGCGGTCCCCGCTCGTCGCCCGGCAGCGGCGCCGTCAGGCGATCATCGCCTGGGGCTTCTGCCTCCCGTTCGTGGCCGTCTTCGCGGTCTTCATGCTCGTGCCGCTGGTGAGCTCGTTCGCCATGTCGTTCACGGACTTCCGCGCGACCGACATCCGGTCGCCCTTCGCGGTCGACTTCGTCGGCCTCGACCAGTACGTCGCGCTCTTCACCGACGCCACGTTCCTCCGCTCCATCGGCGTGACCGCGTTCTTCGTGGTCGTCGGGATCCCCGTGACGATGGTCACGGCGCTCGCGCTGGCCCTCGCGCTCAACTCGGGCCGGGGACGCATCGTCTCGTTCTTCCGCGTGGGCTTCTACGCGCCCGTCGTCACGAGCATCGTCGCGGTCTCCGTCGTGTGGCGCTACATCCTGCTGCCGGACGGGCTGCTCAACTCCGCGCTCGCGGTGGTCGGGATCACCGGCCCCAACTGGCTGAGCGACACCACGTGGGCGCTGCCCTCGCTCGTCGCGATGGCGGTGTGGCGCAACGTCGGCACGCTCATGATCATCTTCCTGGCGGGCCTGCAGGCCGTGCCCGAGGAGGTGCAGGAGGCGGCCGTCATGGACGGCGCGAGCCCCTGGCGCCGGCTGATCTCCGTGACGCTGCCGCTGCTGCGCCCGACCCTGCTGCTCGGATCCGTGCTCATCTCGGTCGGCTTCCTGCAGTTCTTCGAGGAGGCGTTCGTGATGACCCGCGGCGGCCCCCTCGACTCCACGCTGTCCGTCGCGTACTACACGTACCGGCAGTTCGGCTTCGGCGAGTACGGCCTCGCCTCCGCGGCGAGCTACGTCCTCTTCCTCGCCATCGCCCTGCTCAGCCTGCTGCAGTTCCGGCTGCTGCGGTCGAAGGACTGA
- a CDS encoding extracellular solute-binding protein, which yields MKTSMRLGAVATVLAATVALTGCGRSADEGSGPAAATTLGSEPATGKVTMWAMGAEGEALPAFVKTFEDANPGVEVDVTAIPWDAAHNKFQTAIAGGTTPDIAMMGTTWMADFSDALTTVPTDVDASDSFPGSLATNTVRDRAAGIPWYVDTRVLYYRTDLAAKAGWTTAPTTWDELKQMASDMQTKAGAAHGIRLPAGNDAFQGTLWMPWSNGAEITDGAKWTLDTPEMQEAYEYYGSFFADGIADPDVDVSSGAQEASFVDGSAPMLIEGPFEIGQLKAVGGAGFESKFTTAVLPAKETSASFSGGANLVVFDQAKNQDAAWKLARWLGQPDTQAAWYQATGDLPAAQSAWQDPALQADPTLAAFGEQLKTAKSVPVTTNWVKVGSAADSALEQIRRGTSSVPDALAKLQSDADSIGSAE from the coding sequence GTGAAGACATCCATGCGTCTGGGCGCGGTCGCGACCGTGCTGGCGGCCACCGTCGCGCTGACCGGCTGCGGCCGCTCCGCCGACGAGGGATCCGGCCCCGCGGCCGCGACCACCCTCGGCTCCGAGCCCGCGACCGGCAAGGTCACCATGTGGGCCATGGGCGCGGAGGGCGAGGCCCTGCCCGCCTTCGTGAAGACGTTCGAGGACGCCAACCCGGGCGTCGAGGTCGACGTCACGGCGATCCCGTGGGACGCCGCGCACAACAAGTTCCAGACCGCGATCGCGGGCGGCACCACCCCGGACATCGCGATGATGGGCACCACGTGGATGGCCGACTTCTCGGACGCCCTCACCACCGTGCCGACCGACGTCGACGCGAGCGACTCCTTCCCCGGCTCCCTCGCGACGAACACCGTGCGGGACCGCGCCGCCGGCATCCCCTGGTACGTCGACACGCGCGTGCTCTACTACCGCACCGACCTCGCGGCGAAGGCCGGCTGGACGACGGCCCCCACCACCTGGGACGAGCTGAAGCAGATGGCGTCCGACATGCAGACCAAGGCCGGCGCCGCGCACGGCATCCGCCTCCCCGCCGGCAACGACGCCTTCCAGGGCACGCTCTGGATGCCGTGGTCGAACGGGGCGGAGATCACCGACGGCGCGAAGTGGACGCTCGACACCCCGGAGATGCAGGAGGCCTACGAGTACTACGGCAGCTTCTTCGCCGACGGCATCGCCGACCCCGACGTCGACGTCTCGTCCGGCGCGCAGGAGGCCTCGTTCGTCGACGGATCCGCGCCCATGCTCATCGAGGGCCCCTTCGAGATCGGCCAGCTGAAGGCCGTCGGCGGCGCGGGCTTCGAGTCGAAGTTCACGACCGCGGTGCTCCCGGCGAAGGAGACCTCGGCGTCGTTCAGCGGCGGCGCGAACCTCGTCGTCTTCGACCAGGCGAAGAACCAGGACGCCGCGTGGAAGCTCGCGCGCTGGCTCGGCCAGCCGGACACGCAGGCGGCCTGGTACCAGGCCACCGGCGACCTCCCCGCCGCGCAGTCGGCCTGGCAGGACCCGGCCCTGCAGGCCGACCCCACCCTCGCCGCGTTCGGCGAGCAGCTGAAGACCGCGAAGTCGGTGCCCGTCACCACCAACTGGGTGAAGGTCGGATCCGCCGCGGACTCGGCGCTGGAGCAGATCCGCCGCGGCACCTCCTCGGTGCCCGACGCGCTGGCGAAGCTGCAGTCGGACGCCGACTCCATCGGCTCGGCGGAGTAG
- a CDS encoding helix-turn-helix transcriptional regulator, with amino-acid sequence MNETRVADLRRERGWTQDRLAEASGITVRTVQRLEAGKDASLETLSLVARAFDVPVRELFTTAPADEYGETVVALDARAEEQQERRDAVTDGVRSLYAGLGVLLTLAVVFSIAADVLPNLAIVVVPAYWAGGFMLANAAFLFLLGPRLDRAYPLSRDRGGRRARMSRGRIR; translated from the coding sequence ATGAACGAGACACGGGTGGCGGACCTCCGCCGCGAGCGGGGTTGGACGCAGGACCGGCTGGCCGAGGCCAGCGGGATCACGGTGCGCACGGTGCAGCGCCTGGAGGCCGGGAAGGACGCGAGCCTCGAGACGCTGTCGCTCGTCGCCCGCGCGTTCGACGTGCCGGTGCGCGAGCTGTTCACGACGGCGCCCGCGGACGAGTACGGGGAGACGGTCGTGGCGCTCGACGCCCGCGCCGAGGAGCAGCAGGAGCGCCGCGACGCGGTGACCGACGGCGTCCGGTCGCTCTACGCCGGTCTCGGCGTGCTGCTGACCCTCGCGGTCGTCTTCTCGATCGCCGCCGACGTGCTGCCGAACCTGGCGATCGTCGTCGTCCCGGCGTACTGGGCGGGCGGCTTCATGCTGGCGAACGCGGCGTTCCTGTTCCTCCTCGGCCCGCGGCTCGACCGCGCGTACCCGCTGTCGCGCGACCGGGGCGGACGCCGCGCGCGCATGTCACGGGGGCGGATCCGCTAG
- a CDS encoding ribokinase yields MGRVVVLGSLNVDQVVRVPRHPQPGETLIGSDPERLWGGKGANQAVAAADAGGEVAMVGAVGDDADGSAYRARLADRGIDVSGLVTVEGATTGLAIIAVDADGENTIIVAPGANARVTDAHLDPLDALAAGDVLLASLELPLDTIAAGVRRAHAAGARVVLNLAPFAELPADVLALADPVVVNEHEAGLLRESGARAPASLLVTLGAEGAMWGDVEVPASKVSRVVDTTGAGDAFCGALASALAGGADREGALVVAADAAAVVVQRQGAQPADD; encoded by the coding sequence ATGGGCCGCGTCGTGGTGCTCGGATCGCTCAACGTCGACCAGGTGGTGCGCGTCCCGCGGCACCCGCAGCCGGGGGAGACGCTCATCGGATCCGACCCCGAGCGGCTCTGGGGCGGCAAGGGCGCGAACCAGGCGGTCGCCGCGGCCGACGCCGGCGGCGAGGTCGCGATGGTCGGGGCCGTGGGCGACGACGCCGACGGATCCGCGTACCGCGCGCGCCTGGCGGACCGCGGCATCGACGTGTCCGGCCTCGTCACGGTCGAGGGTGCCACGACGGGCCTCGCGATCATCGCGGTCGACGCCGACGGCGAGAACACGATCATCGTCGCGCCCGGCGCGAACGCCCGCGTCACCGACGCCCACCTGGATCCGCTCGACGCGCTCGCCGCGGGCGACGTCCTGCTCGCCTCGCTCGAGCTGCCCCTCGACACGATCGCCGCGGGCGTCCGCCGCGCGCACGCCGCCGGCGCCCGCGTCGTGCTGAACCTCGCGCCCTTCGCCGAGCTGCCCGCCGACGTGCTGGCGCTCGCGGATCCCGTCGTCGTCAACGAGCACGAGGCGGGGCTCCTCCGCGAGTCGGGCGCGCGCGCGCCCGCGTCGCTGCTCGTCACCCTCGGCGCCGAGGGCGCGATGTGGGGCGACGTCGAGGTCCCCGCGTCGAAGGTCTCCCGCGTCGTCGACACCACGGGCGCGGGCGACGCCTTCTGCGGCGCGCTGGCCTCGGCGCTCGCCGGGGGCGCCGACCGTGAGGGCGCCCTGGTCGTCGCGGCCGACGCCGCCGCGGTCGTCGTGCAGCGTCAGGGCGCGCAGCCGGCGGACGACTGA